From the genome of Candidatus Promineifilum breve, one region includes:
- a CDS encoding right-handed parallel beta-helix repeat-containing protein codes for MSTPTDPWAAVRLLRRDSALAARFVHHYQRLSRLPRRLRRLLRRRLALTVAGAALLLAFQPDLAHLDLTGFGKPVRSYAAAADITVANGAVYIDDEDDLCSLTEAIENAIDTVHGHIHGNCAPGDPAGADTIVLPPGGEFLLTHEQGHAYLNFLGLPMITSAVTIMGNGAVIRLHPDTQADLNLLTVSPYGSLTIDNLGLAGGRVQGSHGGAIHALGPLIVRDSTFVGNTGAAIRAESTSLTVERSQFGGNSGGAISAYYADVTLHDSFITGGHNAVNSGVFVNRGDVDIDGTVFANNYTLAGGRIGGALVLASTPSAAIRHSRFTNNVTGNPNVPGFKDTAGGAIAIHDSVWPSEMHVEISHSILSGNVAGAGGGIYMSGGEVTVRETTINGNQAVYGGGILSEGGKVLLENCTISGNKAFRVVPAEGPAYGGNGGGLVVEPYLLTIRNSTIAANVADNAGGGIWTNGVWPETFFAERVLITGNAAPLGPQMAIAAFGNPLDGGFNLFGANGDPGIYGFEVGPTDIVPPAGVTTGQIVAMTLANNFGPTSTHALPPGSPAIDAAPSAQCAGQTDQRHFPRNINGDGRPSANECDIGAYEAGPLVDHWVFVPITRR; via the coding sequence ATGAGCACACCCACCGATCCGTGGGCGGCCGTCCGGCTGTTGCGCCGCGATTCGGCCCTCGCCGCGCGTTTCGTCCACCATTATCAGCGGCTGAGCCGGTTGCCGCGCCGATTGCGCCGGCTGTTGCGCCGCCGCCTGGCCCTGACTGTGGCCGGGGCGGCGCTGTTGCTGGCCTTCCAGCCTGACCTGGCCCACCTAGACCTGACAGGTTTCGGAAAACCTGTCAGGTCTTACGCCGCCGCGGCCGACATCACCGTCGCCAATGGCGCGGTCTACATCGACGACGAAGATGATCTCTGCTCGCTGACCGAGGCCATCGAAAACGCCATCGACACGGTTCACGGTCATATCCACGGCAACTGCGCCCCCGGCGACCCGGCCGGCGCCGACACCATCGTCCTGCCGCCCGGCGGCGAATTCCTGCTGACCCACGAGCAAGGCCACGCCTACCTCAACTTCCTCGGCCTGCCGATGATTACGTCGGCCGTCACCATTATGGGCAACGGCGCGGTCATTCGCCTACACCCGGACACGCAGGCAGACCTCAACCTGCTCACCGTCAGCCCATACGGCAGCCTGACGATCGACAACCTCGGCCTGGCCGGCGGCCGCGTCCAGGGCAGTCACGGCGGGGCCATCCACGCCCTCGGCCCCCTCATCGTCCGGGACAGCACCTTCGTCGGTAACACCGGCGCGGCCATTCGCGCCGAATCCACGTCGCTAACCGTCGAGCGCAGCCAATTCGGCGGCAATAGCGGCGGCGCGATCTCGGCTTACTATGCCGATGTGACCCTCCACGACAGCTTCATCACCGGCGGACACAACGCCGTGAACAGCGGTGTCTTCGTCAACCGCGGCGATGTGGACATCGACGGCACGGTCTTCGCGAACAACTACACCCTGGCTGGCGGCCGTATCGGCGGCGCATTGGTCCTGGCGAGCACACCCAGCGCGGCCATCCGCCATAGCCGCTTCACCAACAACGTGACCGGCAATCCGAACGTGCCCGGCTTTAAGGATACAGCCGGCGGGGCGATCGCCATCCACGACAGCGTCTGGCCCAGCGAGATGCATGTGGAGATCAGCCATTCCATCCTGTCCGGTAATGTGGCCGGGGCCGGCGGCGGTATCTACATGAGCGGTGGCGAAGTGACCGTGCGCGAGACGACGATCAACGGCAACCAGGCGGTTTACGGCGGCGGCATTCTGTCCGAGGGCGGCAAGGTGCTGCTGGAAAACTGCACGATCTCTGGCAACAAGGCTTTCCGCGTCGTGCCCGCTGAAGGCCCGGCCTATGGCGGCAACGGCGGCGGCCTGGTGGTCGAGCCATATCTGTTGACGATCCGCAACAGCACCATCGCCGCTAACGTGGCCGACAACGCCGGCGGTGGCATATGGACCAACGGCGTCTGGCCCGAAACATTCTTCGCCGAGCGCGTCCTCATCACCGGCAATGCCGCCCCGCTAGGCCCGCAAATGGCGATCGCCGCCTTTGGCAATCCGCTCGACGGCGGCTTCAATCTGTTCGGGGCCAACGGCGATCCCGGCATCTACGGCTTCGAAGTAGGCCCGACCGACATCGTCCCGCCTGCCGGCGTCACCACGGGTCAAATCGTGGCGATGACCCTGGCCAACAACTTCGGCCCCACGTCGACCCACGCCCTGCCGCCCGGCAGCCCGGCCATCGACGCCGCGCCGTCCGCGCAATGCGCCGGGCAGACTGACCAACGCCACTTCCCGCGCAACATCAACGGCGACGGCCGACCCTCGGCCAACGAGTGCGACATCGGCGCGTATGAGGCCGGGCCGCTGGTGGATCATTGGGTGTTCGTGCCCATTACCCGGCGCTAG
- a CDS encoding exopolysaccharide biosynthesis protein, translating into MDDSTTIEFRDSAAPLGETLRQLARSIEGERVTVRELLSMVGEQGLLLALMFLTVPFLLPISIPGVSTVFGAVAILISLGITFNRVPWLPDRLLDRPLDAVKLTAAIEKGADRFGRVDRISHPRLQRLTDSKAMNRLAGLGLLLGSTLLIFPLGLVPFSNTLPAWGILLLAAGQLQRDGLLILLGYLFLLGTLVYFAALGIGVLTGAQWVVNMFQ; encoded by the coding sequence ATGGACGACTCCACCACCATCGAATTCCGCGACAGCGCCGCGCCGTTGGGCGAGACGTTGCGCCAACTGGCCCGCTCCATCGAGGGCGAACGCGTCACCGTGCGCGAGCTACTGAGCATGGTCGGCGAGCAGGGGCTGTTGCTGGCCCTGATGTTCCTGACCGTGCCCTTCCTGCTGCCCATCTCCATCCCCGGCGTCAGCACCGTCTTCGGCGCGGTCGCCATCCTCATCTCGCTGGGCATCACTTTCAACCGCGTGCCCTGGCTGCCCGACCGGCTGCTGGATCGGCCGCTGGATGCCGTGAAGCTGACCGCGGCCATCGAAAAGGGGGCCGACCGCTTCGGCCGCGTCGACCGCATCAGCCACCCCCGCCTGCAACGACTGACCGACAGCAAGGCCATGAACCGGCTGGCCGGGCTGGGGCTGCTGCTCGGCTCCACGCTGCTCATCTTCCCGCTGGGGCTGGTGCCCTTCAGCAATACGCTGCCGGCCTGGGGCATTCTGCTGCTGGCCGCCGGGCAGTTGCAGCGCGACGGGCTGCTCATCCTGTTGGGCTATCTCTTCCTGCTGGGCACGCTGGTCTACTTCGCCGCGCTGGGGATCGGGGTACTGACCGGGGCGCAGTGGGTCGTTAATATGTTTCAGTAA
- a CDS encoding phytoene desaturase family protein: MSKHTAIVIGAGIGGIVAATHLAQHGLRVTVIEKNSRAGGRCDRLSRDGHHFDTGPTLLVMPLLYDAEFAALGADMGQLLDLRRIDPTYHLVFDDGRQLALTSNMDDMREQLEAIEPGAYDAFRRYLEEGDRHYHVGTAKLLSRDFRTFGDFFNLDNLPLIYQLKPFARHYDHMADYFQSPRLKAAFTFQDVYMGLSPFEAPATFSMMPYSELAHGVWYPQGGMYAIVEAMMGLAHDAGVEFIFDTEVKQITIVDDRARGVVLEDGETLGADVVLANADLPYVYRELLPPDGLAQKLNNKRYSCSTISFFWGVDCECVLPPHTLFLAEDYRENFVSIIRDLTMPVNPSVYIHAPARLDPAMAPPDEDTLIAVVPVGHLSETRTQDWGEMRDRARDHVFRRLALLGITDLQDHIKFEMSFNPLSWRKRYNLVKGSTHGLCHNLTQLAYFRPGNRHPDYDNLYFVGASTHPGTGLPTAMVSGRLVARRITEEMGIYQFGRRRESKPVAALI, translated from the coding sequence ATGAGTAAACATACCGCCATCGTCATCGGTGCGGGCATCGGCGGCATTGTGGCCGCCACCCATCTGGCCCAGCACGGCCTGCGCGTCACGGTCATCGAGAAGAACAGCCGCGCCGGCGGCCGCTGCGACCGCCTCAGCCGCGACGGCCACCATTTCGACACCGGCCCGACGCTGCTGGTCATGCCCCTGCTCTACGATGCCGAGTTCGCCGCGCTGGGGGCCGACATGGGCCAACTGCTCGACCTGCGGCGCATTGACCCGACCTACCACCTGGTGTTCGACGACGGCCGCCAGTTGGCGCTGACCTCGAATATGGACGACATGCGCGAGCAACTGGAGGCCATCGAGCCGGGGGCGTATGATGCTTTCCGGCGCTATCTGGAAGAGGGCGACCGCCACTACCACGTGGGCACGGCCAAGCTACTCTCGCGCGATTTCCGCACCTTCGGCGACTTCTTCAACCTCGACAACCTGCCCCTCATCTACCAGTTAAAGCCCTTCGCCCGCCACTATGACCACATGGCCGACTACTTCCAAAGCCCGCGGCTGAAGGCGGCCTTCACCTTCCAGGACGTCTACATGGGTCTCAGCCCCTTCGAGGCCCCGGCCACCTTCTCCATGATGCCCTATAGCGAGCTGGCCCACGGCGTCTGGTATCCCCAGGGTGGCATGTACGCCATCGTCGAGGCCATGATGGGGCTGGCCCATGACGCCGGGGTGGAATTCATCTTCGATACCGAGGTGAAGCAGATCACCATCGTTGACGACCGGGCGCGGGGGGTGGTGCTGGAGGACGGCGAAACACTGGGGGCCGACGTGGTGCTGGCGAACGCCGACCTGCCCTACGTCTACCGCGAACTGCTGCCGCCGGACGGGCTGGCCCAAAAGCTGAACAACAAGCGCTACTCCTGCTCGACCATCAGCTTCTTCTGGGGCGTCGATTGCGAGTGCGTCCTGCCGCCGCACACGCTCTTTCTGGCCGAGGATTACCGCGAGAACTTCGTCAGCATCATCCGCGATCTGACCATGCCGGTCAATCCCAGCGTCTACATCCATGCCCCGGCCCGGCTCGACCCGGCCATGGCCCCGCCGGACGAGGACACGCTGATCGCCGTCGTGCCTGTCGGCCACCTGTCGGAGACGCGGACGCAGGATTGGGGCGAGATGCGCGACCGGGCGCGCGACCACGTTTTTCGCCGTCTGGCCCTGCTGGGCATCACCGACCTGCAAGACCACATCAAGTTCGAGATGTCGTTCAACCCGCTGTCCTGGCGCAAGCGGTATAACCTGGTGAAAGGCTCGACCCACGGCCTATGCCACAACCTGACCCAGTTGGCCTACTTCCGGCCCGGCAACCGCCACCCGGACTACGACAACCTCTACTTCGTGGGGGCCAGCACCCACCCCGGCACCGGCCTGCCCACGGCGATGGTCTCCGGCCGGCTGGTGGCCCGGCGTATTACCGAGGAGATGGGTATCTACCAGTTCGGCCGTCGGCGGGAGAGTAAGCCGGTTGCGGCGCTGATCTAG
- a CDS encoding hydantoinase/oxoprolinase family protein: MPTPIGIDTGGTFTDFIWLDDDGRLRVHKQPATPDDPARAIVAGLAACGAPPDAPIVHGSTVATNALLERRGARAALITTAGFGDALEIGRQHRPDLYALVPQKPPPLVPQDWRFEADERVGARGEVVRPLDEAALAPALAQMAAAGIESVAVCLLFSFLNPAHERRVGELVRAALGPGVLVSLSVDILPEYREYERLATTVINAYVAPLMSRYLARLAAALAPRRLAIMQSNGGLIDAAAAGAQAARTALSGPAGGVVGALFVAQDPLPNPLPQGEGARDPLPNPLPRGEGVRSPSPWEGLGEGLGLNLITFDMGGTSTDVALCAGGAPLTTAGEIAGLPLRLPLIDIHTVGAGGGSLAAVDAGGALLVGPQSAGANPGPAAYHADYGRWRAMLDAHFPAGRATVSDANLVLGRLDPARFLGGTMPLYEASARRALADLAGALGAASPEEAAWAVIRVANAGMERAARRVSVERGHDPRRFTLVAFGGGGPLHACELAAALGVGRVLVPLTPGVLSALGMLAAAPTRDFSTAAHLPATAADPARLAAVFAPLLARARDEMAAEGHDPAALTLRHSLDARYVGQSHELTIAHAPGDGPAEVTAAFHAAHAARFGYARPAAAVEIVTARLAAVAPAAPLALPQLAPAGPDPAAAHLGHKPVWFGGGFVPTALYDRDRLRPGNVVAGPAVVYQYDTTTIIPPAWVARVAATGNLIISREV, translated from the coding sequence ATGCCCACCCCCATCGGCATCGACACCGGCGGCACGTTCACCGATTTCATCTGGCTAGATGACGACGGCCGCCTGCGCGTCCACAAGCAGCCGGCCACGCCCGACGACCCGGCGCGGGCCATCGTCGCCGGGCTGGCCGCCTGTGGCGCGCCGCCCGACGCGCCAATCGTCCACGGCAGCACCGTGGCCACCAACGCCCTGCTGGAGCGGCGCGGCGCGCGCGCGGCGCTCATCACCACCGCCGGCTTCGGCGACGCCCTCGAAATCGGCCGTCAGCACCGCCCCGACCTCTACGCCCTCGTGCCGCAAAAACCGCCGCCGCTCGTCCCGCAGGATTGGCGCTTCGAAGCCGATGAGCGCGTCGGGGCAAGGGGCGAGGTCGTGCGCCCGCTGGACGAGGCCGCGCTGGCCCCGGCTCTGGCGCAAATGGCCGCCGCGGGCATCGAGTCGGTGGCCGTCTGCCTGCTCTTCTCCTTCCTCAATCCGGCCCACGAGCGGCGGGTGGGCGAGCTGGTGCGGGCCGCGCTGGGGCCGGGCGTCCTCGTCTCGCTGTCGGTCGATATTTTGCCCGAATACCGCGAGTACGAGCGGCTGGCGACGACGGTCATCAACGCCTACGTTGCCCCGCTGATGAGCCGCTATCTGGCCCGGCTGGCGGCGGCGCTGGCCCCGCGGCGGCTGGCGATTATGCAGAGCAATGGCGGGTTGATCGACGCGGCCGCGGCCGGGGCGCAGGCGGCGCGGACGGCGCTCAGTGGGCCGGCGGGGGGGGTGGTCGGGGCGCTGTTTGTCGCACAAGACCCTCTCCCCAACCCTCTCCCACAGGGCGAGGGAGCAAGAGACCCTCTCCCCAACCCTCTCCCAAGGGGAGAGGGAGTCCGATCCCCCTCCCCTTGGGAGGGGTTAGGGGAGGGTCTGGGTCTTAACCTCATCACCTTCGACATGGGCGGCACCAGCACCGACGTGGCCCTCTGCGCCGGGGGCGCGCCGCTGACCACCGCGGGCGAGATCGCCGGGCTGCCCCTACGCCTGCCGCTGATCGACATCCACACCGTGGGCGCGGGCGGCGGCAGTCTGGCGGCCGTCGATGCCGGCGGGGCGCTGCTCGTGGGGCCACAGAGCGCCGGCGCCAACCCCGGCCCGGCGGCCTACCACGCCGACTACGGCCGCTGGCGGGCCATGCTGGACGCCCATTTTCCCGCCGGGCGGGCCACGGTCAGTGACGCCAATCTCGTCCTCGGCCGCCTCGACCCGGCTCGCTTCCTGGGCGGAACCATGCCACTATACGAAGCGTCGGCGCGGCGGGCGCTGGCCGACCTGGCCGGCGCGTTGGGGGCGGCCTCGCCCGAAGAGGCGGCCTGGGCCGTCATCCGTGTGGCTAATGCCGGCATGGAGCGGGCGGCGCGGCGCGTGTCGGTGGAGCGCGGCCACGACCCGCGCCGCTTCACGCTGGTGGCCTTCGGCGGCGGCGGGCCGCTCCATGCCTGCGAACTGGCCGCGGCGTTGGGCGTCGGCCGCGTGCTCGTGCCGCTCACGCCGGGGGTGTTGTCGGCGCTGGGTATGTTGGCCGCCGCGCCGACCCGCGATTTCTCCACGGCCGCCCACTTGCCGGCCACGGCGGCCGATCCGGCGCGGCTGGCGGCCGTCTTCGCCCCGCTGCTGGCGCGGGCGCGGGATGAGATGGCCGCCGAGGGGCACGACCCGGCCGCCCTGACGCTGCGCCACAGCCTGGACGCGCGCTACGTGGGCCAGTCGCACGAGTTGACCATCGCCCATGCCCCCGGCGACGGCCCGGCCGAGGTAACAGCCGCCTTCCACGCCGCCCACGCCGCCCGTTTCGGCTACGCTCGCCCGGCGGCGGCGGTGGAGATCGTCACGGCGCGGCTGGCGGCGGTGGCCCCGGCCGCGCCTCTCGCCCTGCCCCAACTCGCCCCGGCCGGCCCCGACCCGGCGGCGGCCCATCTGGGCCACAAGCCGGTGTGGTTCGGCGGCGGCTTCGTGCCCACGGCGCTCTATGACCGCGACCGGCTGCGGCCGGGCAACGTCGTGGCCGGGCCGGCGGTGGTCTACCAGTATGACACGACGACGATCATTCCCCCGGCGTGGGTGGCGCGGGTGGCTGCGACCGGCAATTTGATCATTAGCCGAGAAGTGTAA
- a CDS encoding Uma2 family endonuclease, with the protein MSYEEYLALPDESRIIEWVDGEAIFYMPASTSHQKLVLLLALLLGFYVNKFRLGQIMVAPYEVKLWPGGPSREPDVLFIGQDRLGSLSRQRFDGGPNLVIEIISPASVTTDRVNKFREYERAGVNEYWIIDPRSQQQQADFYVRDERGLFVPAAIGEGGVYSSAAIPGFRLRLDWLWEPEEVDTEGALAWILGSQG; encoded by the coding sequence ATGTCCTACGAGGAGTATCTGGCGCTACCCGACGAAAGTCGGATTATCGAATGGGTCGATGGGGAGGCTATTTTCTATATGCCGGCATCAACATCGCATCAGAAGCTCGTCCTGCTGCTGGCCTTACTTCTAGGCTTTTATGTCAACAAGTTCCGTCTGGGTCAGATTATGGTGGCCCCCTATGAAGTCAAGCTATGGCCCGGCGGCCCGTCGCGCGAGCCGGACGTGCTGTTCATCGGTCAAGACCGCCTGGGCAGCCTGAGCCGGCAACGCTTTGACGGCGGCCCAAATTTAGTCATCGAGATCATCTCGCCCGCCAGTGTGACCACCGATCGCGTCAATAAATTCCGCGAGTATGAACGCGCCGGGGTGAATGAATACTGGATCATCGATCCCCGGAGCCAACAGCAACAAGCCGACTTCTACGTCCGCGACGAGCGCGGCCTGTTCGTTCCGGCCGCCATCGGCGAGGGTGGCGTCTACTCCTCGGCCGCCATCCCCGGCTTCCGGCTGCGGCTGGATTGGTTGTGGGAACCTGAAGAAGTCGATACCGAAGGCGCATTGGCCTGGATTCTTGGCTCCCAGGGCTGA
- a CDS encoding phytoene/squalene synthase family protein, translated as MTNAPASLPLPLPTARDAAPLAAAITRAASAQSYYTIRLLADRDRTADAYRAYAYFRWADDRVDDPTTAPADRLAFLNRQRALLEAGYRGRMPGDLCPEEQLLAELIAGDDEANSGLQTYLRHMMAVMAFDVARRGRLISAAELAEYERLLATAVMEALLHFIGHGSDAPVNEARYAAVRGACVVHMLRDLVEDVGNGYVNVPAEYLAARGVTVIDPDDPAIRDWARRRVALARDCFREGRAYIGQLRNRRLRLAGYAYVARFEYVARLIERDGYRLRAEYPERKSAASALWLAGRTLSSLFQ; from the coding sequence ATGACCAACGCCCCCGCCTCTCTCCCTTTGCCATTGCCGACTGCGCGCGATGCGGCGCCGTTGGCCGCCGCCATCACCCGCGCCGCCAGCGCTCAGAGCTACTACACCATCCGCCTGCTGGCCGACCGCGACCGGACGGCCGACGCCTATCGCGCCTATGCCTACTTTCGCTGGGCCGACGACCGCGTCGATGACCCCACGACCGCGCCGGCCGACCGGCTGGCTTTCCTCAACCGGCAGCGTGCCTTGCTGGAGGCCGGTTATCGCGGCCGGATGCCGGGCGACCTGTGCCCCGAAGAGCAATTGCTGGCCGAGCTGATCGCCGGCGACGACGAGGCCAATAGCGGGCTGCAAACCTATCTGCGCCACATGATGGCCGTGATGGCCTTCGACGTGGCGCGACGCGGCCGGCTCATCAGCGCCGCCGAGCTGGCCGAGTACGAGCGGCTGCTGGCGACGGCGGTCATGGAGGCCCTGCTGCACTTCATCGGCCACGGCAGCGACGCGCCGGTGAATGAGGCGCGCTACGCCGCCGTGCGCGGGGCGTGTGTCGTCCACATGCTGCGCGATCTGGTCGAGGACGTGGGCAATGGGTATGTCAATGTGCCGGCGGAGTATCTGGCGGCGCGGGGGGTGACGGTCATCGACCCCGACGACCCGGCTATCCGTGACTGGGCGCGGCGGCGGGTGGCGCTGGCCCGCGATTGTTTCCGCGAGGGTCGGGCCTACATCGGCCAATTGCGGAACCGGCGGCTGCGGCTGGCCGGTTACGCCTACGTGGCCCGCTTCGAGTACGTGGCCCGCCTCATCGAACGCGACGGCTACCGGCTGCGGGCCGAGTACCCGGAGCGCAAGTCGGCCGCGTCGGCGCTATGGCTGGCCGGGCGGACGTTATCGTCGTTGTTTCAGTGA
- a CDS encoding toxin-antitoxin system TumE family protein yields the protein MSLSSFSEYERFIYGLLDTHPEVVSSSLRLFSTSALTAIVEGQLTLRNGLEIRVMEVLDFKEKRIRNYSYAVYRTGEKIRWYDAQPHPENPELASTFPHHFHAEPGIKRNRRPAPGISFSSPNLTVVIDDCRQLQE from the coding sequence ATGTCGCTTTCGTCATTTTCCGAATACGAGCGTTTTATCTACGGCCTCCTGGATACTCATCCGGAGGTCGTTTCCTCATCTTTACGACTGTTCAGTACGAGCGCGTTAACTGCTATAGTGGAAGGCCAGTTGACGCTTCGGAACGGCCTGGAGATTCGTGTGATGGAAGTGCTGGATTTCAAAGAGAAGCGCATCCGTAACTATAGCTACGCTGTTTATCGGACCGGTGAGAAGATACGTTGGTATGATGCCCAGCCACACCCGGAAAATCCAGAACTGGCTTCAACCTTCCCTCATCATTTTCATGCGGAGCCGGGCATCAAACGTAACCGCCGGCCAGCGCCAGGGATTTCATTCTCATCGCCCAATTTGACGGTTGTTATCGATGACTGCCGACAACTTCAGGAGTAG
- a CDS encoding GNAT family N-acetyltransferase encodes MITYHIDRPLTPAVFIDLLVRSTLGERRPIADAEAIAGMLAHADLTVTAWDGERLVGVARSVTDFTYCCYLSDLAVDATYQRQGIGVELIAHTQAQLGPRCNIILLAAPAAADYYGHVGFEHHPRCWILPRGKALRMTNKGE; translated from the coding sequence ATGATTACCTACCACATTGACCGTCCCCTAACCCCCGCCGTCTTCATCGACCTCCTGGTGCGCTCCACGTTGGGCGAGCGGCGGCCGATTGCCGACGCCGAGGCCATCGCCGGGATGCTGGCCCACGCTGATCTGACCGTCACTGCCTGGGACGGCGAGCGGCTGGTGGGCGTGGCCCGCTCGGTCACCGATTTCACCTATTGCTGCTATCTGTCCGACCTGGCCGTGGATGCGACCTACCAGCGGCAGGGCATCGGCGTGGAACTCATCGCCCACACCCAGGCCCAACTCGGCCCGCGCTGCAACATCATCCTGCTGGCCGCCCCGGCCGCGGCCGACTACTACGGCCACGTCGGCTTCGAGCACCATCCGCGCTGCTGGATTCTGCCGCGGGGAAAAGCATTACGAATGACAAATAAAGGTGAGTGA
- a CDS encoding dienelactone hydrolase family protein, which produces MALNQPNGYLAQPAFGAGDPVLVLHAWWGLNDTIRALCDRLAAEGFVALAPDLYHGQVADTIPGAEALAQTLNYEQAKAQVAAAADYLIDHAGPSPRGLAVIGFSLGASYALDFVAGAPDELRSVVLFYGTGDTDVGRSNAAFLGHFAANDPYESPEYVDGMEKYIQSVGRPVTFHTYPGTGHWFFEPDRPDAYNPAAAELAWERTLAFLRRDDR; this is translated from the coding sequence ATGGCATTGAATCAACCCAATGGTTATCTGGCCCAACCGGCGTTCGGCGCGGGCGACCCCGTGCTGGTGCTCCACGCCTGGTGGGGCCTGAATGACACCATCCGGGCGTTGTGCGACCGGCTGGCGGCCGAGGGATTCGTGGCCCTGGCCCCCGACCTGTACCACGGCCAGGTGGCCGACACCATCCCCGGCGCGGAAGCGTTGGCCCAGACGCTGAACTACGAGCAGGCCAAGGCTCAGGTGGCCGCCGCGGCCGACTATCTGATCGACCACGCCGGGCCGTCGCCGCGCGGGCTGGCGGTCATCGGTTTCTCATTGGGGGCCAGCTACGCGCTGGACTTTGTGGCCGGCGCGCCCGATGAGTTGCGGTCGGTCGTCCTCTTCTACGGCACCGGCGACACCGACGTCGGCCGCTCCAACGCCGCTTTCCTCGGCCACTTCGCCGCCAACGACCCGTATGAGTCGCCGGAATACGTCGACGGGATGGAGAAATACATCCAAAGCGTCGGCCGCCCGGTGACGTTCCACACCTATCCCGGCACCGGCCACTGGTTCTTCGAGCCGGACCGCCCCGATGCCTACAACCCGGCGGCGGCCGAACTGGCCTGGGAACGGACATTGGCATTCTTGCGGAGGGACGACCGCTGA
- a CDS encoding Uma2 family endonuclease produces the protein MTTMPAPDRRRTKRKDLSYAEYLALPDDGRIVEWVDGEIIRHMPATQIHQDVASYIEALLRLYVNRLRLGRVFDAPFEVRLWPDGPAREPDVLFIGRERLGQLTERRFEGGPDLVVEVVSPGSVTIDRVDKFLEYERAGVSEYWLIDPRAHQQQADFYVRDDAGRFAAAPLDDNGVFTSAVLPGFRLKVAWLWQAELPDAERIVAGLLADAPGLSDELRAVYREMARLLA, from the coding sequence ATGACAACAATGCCCGCCCCTGACCGCCGGCGAACAAAGCGCAAGGATCTATCCTATGCGGAATATCTCGCTCTGCCCGACGACGGCCGCATTGTGGAATGGGTGGACGGAGAAATCATCAGACATATGCCGGCAACGCAAATACACCAGGATGTCGCCTCCTACATTGAAGCCCTCCTCCGCCTGTACGTGAACCGATTAAGATTGGGGCGTGTTTTCGACGCGCCGTTCGAGGTAAGGCTGTGGCCCGACGGCCCGGCGCGCGAACCGGACGTGCTGTTTATCGGTCGGGAGCGGCTGGGGCAACTGACCGAGCGCCGCTTCGAGGGCGGCCCCGATCTGGTCGTCGAGGTCGTCTCGCCCGGCAGCGTTACCATCGACCGGGTAGACAAGTTCCTGGAATACGAGAGGGCCGGCGTCAGCGAATACTGGCTCATCGACCCGCGCGCCCACCAGCAACAGGCCGACTTCTACGTCCGCGACGACGCCGGCCGGTTTGCCGCCGCGCCGCTGGACGACAACGGCGTGTTCACCTCGGCCGTCCTGCCCGGCTTTCGGCTCAAGGTCGCCTGGCTATGGCAAGCCGAGCTACCCGATGCCGAGCGCATCGTGGCCGGGCTGCTGGCCGACGCGCCGGGGCTGAGCGACGAGTTGCGGGCCGTCTATCGCGAGATGGCGCGGTTGCTGGCCTGA